The genomic DNA tttaccccctgtaatttttttttttggaatacccccctaataggtcataaaaaaatgactttattttattttattttttttcagaattttttcgtttttttatgacctattagggggtattccaaaacaaaaatattttacaagggggtaaatcaaaaaaaatattttacaggggggaaaacaaaaaatgacctatattacagggggtaaagcaccattaatccatattttaattttagtgcTCCAATTAGATTATTCACTTGCTCATTCATGACTCATCCGTTTAGTTGCTAAAATTATGGATGTGATTAatctttttttggtacatgtagttgattgattttattttatatttcatttagtCACGTCATTTATTAGTTTTAACTTTGTAGTGCCCCTATAATTTTGTGAGCAGCTagcattttacatttttttttatgggagtatatatatacatatatagatagtaaaaaaataatttggtgtTCCTAAAATTGTGATGTCTTGGACTGCTGCCCCTCTAACCTGTGCTCAGGACCACCCCCGGAAGTAATGTCAGTATTAATGTGTATGTTTCGGGAGCAAGGAAACGAGGCATTTGTACAGGAGTAAGAATGGATAGAAAGCTGACAGCAATTATGATGGTTGTGGCGGTTTTAGATATGGCAAACGTGAGTGTAGTAATGAGTCGTTGATATTGCAAAGTCAGCAGAGATGACAAAGAGGTATATTTCCGTCGGAGGCGACTTTCTCGAAGCCCAGTCGGAGTTCTATACACTTAGAAAAGGATGTCGGAAACAAAGATGTCGAGGAAATGGCCAATGGCCTATTTTCAATACCATTAATAAAGAGGATAAATGTTCATTTTTTGTGTAGCCTATTTTCAATATACCTAAATTACCCTCCCAtaacaattaaattatttttcaaatttaaattttcatctACACTATAACTGGAACTTAGTTAGCTTCACGAAAAATATGATCCACATAGAAGACGTCTAGCTACGCGAGAATATCATGGATGTGACGAACCATCAAATAAGAGGGACGTCTAACATTACACCCGCCAAGAATCAAATTCAGTGCAACCTTTGAATCAAATTTAATGTCAATATCTCTAAAACTCAACTTTAACCCCATGTAAATAGTAATGGAGCAAGCAAGAAGATAGTTGAACCAGCATAgccaaaaatgaaaatttcagTACGGTCACCAACACTCCTTAACAAGCAGCAATGGCACCATGGTTGGTTcctttaatttgttctttttctcTTGAAAGGTTTACAAAATCTATCTCAAATatagttaaataacatttatatgcTCAGTGAAATTATAATGCTAACCAACTCGATCGACTTGCAAAATTGTGGAATCGGTACGAGGAAATAATAtaagaattaaattataaaagtcAAAGTAAACTATATGAAGAAAATtaagttatataaaaaaaaagaacattatgTTTTCAgaacttgaaagaaaaaagaaaaaaaaaacagccacCAAACCCTAACGTGCACACCACAATATATCTTTCTTCATACAAATTACACCCTATATAATAACTTCCCTCAACACCTAACAAACCATtcatagaagaagaagaaaaaaaacagaaaccaAACCTCAATGTGCACCCCACAATCCATCTTTCTACACTTTGTATAATAACTTCCCTCCTAACAAACCATTCATAATTCAACCTTCAATTTTCTACAAACCAAACCACAAAACTTTCTTCTCCTCCTCCATATCATAACTACTTATTTTAATCACCAATGGCACCACCTCATGCAGCTCAAACGATGACATTACCGACGGCACAACGACCACCGCCCGCGATCACTTCACCGAAAGTTCCCATGCAAATTTCCTTACAGCCGGCAAACAGCAAAAGCAAACGTAGTTCCACCAACAAATTCTTTGGCAAATTTCGTTCAATGTTTCGGTCGTTTCCTATCATCGTTCCGTCGTGCAAGCTGCCCACGATGAACGGAAACCACCGTACAAGTGAAACAATCATTCACGGAGGCACGAGGATAACTGGAACCCTATTTGGTTACCGAAAAGCGAGGGTAAACCTCGCTTTTCAAGAAGACTCTAAATGTCACCCGTTCCTTCTCTTGGAGTTAGCCATTCCCACAGGAAAGCTTCTCCAAGACATGGGAATGGGGCTTAACAGAATAGCGCTGGAGTGCGAGAAGCACTCCAGCAACGATAAAACAAAGATTGTTGATGAACCAATTTGGACGTTGTTTTGCAATGGAAAGAAAATGGGTTATGGGGTGAAGAGAGATCCAACAGATGATGACTTATATGTGATACAGATGTTGCATGCAGTCTCAGTGGCGGTTGGCGTGCTTCCGAGCGACATGTCAGACCCTCAAGACGGAGAATTGTCGTACATGAGGGCGCATTTTGAACGTGTAATTGGGTCTAAAGATTCAGAGACTTATTATATGATGATGCCTGATGGGAATAGCAATGGACCTGAACTTAGTGTGTTCTTCGTTAGGGTTTGATATGTGGGGTTAgataagtgaaaaaaaaatgttaaacaaGATGTTGAGTTTGTTTAAATATGCTTGTGTTACTTACAAGCATCCACGATTGCACTGCATAGAGCAGCTGTATATTCATATcaatagaatattttttttttgagggatatcAATAGAATAATTCTATTAACTTAGTTTTCATTATAtaggtttaatttaattaaaagtttAAGATCGAtagtatttattaaaaagatttattttataggattttattttcttttcaagatAGTATACTATATATATTCTATTCTTATTGGAAAAGTAATACTCCTTCATGTTCTTTTTATAAAAGACATATaaatcaacaaaagtgaatatatatgattcatattatagaccaaatttATCAACTCCTGTTAacttttcttgtaaaaaaaaaaaaaaaaaactccagtTAACTTTTATGTTTCACATAAGAAGGATCATgctgaattaatattattattttttgtttcttgttagaaaaccaacataatttgtttgtttttttttttcttttttcttttatgtatttATATGCAGATTTTGCATTTCATTCGGTGGAGTTCTTGAATGATCAAATTATGTTTGtctatgtcatttcatattagtaaaattaaatcatattgTTAATGGTAAAAAATGGTATAGCATGGatagaaatataattaaaagaTGACAATTTATACGATGCTCGCGAGTGTTTGGGACTAGGTTATTGTGATGGTTTTCACACTTTTTTATACAATATTGTTTGGTGAATAGAATGAGGAAAATTCGAAAGATGTAATCCCATAGAAGAAACAACCAATTTTACTACAATTTGAGTAGGTACAACACGGTGGAATGTGATTATTCTTCACAAGAGCGGGATGATGTATCTTCAAAGAAACTGCAACGTTCAAGTCAGTAAGATTTCAatgaacttttaaaaaaaatctaagaatGAGAGTGTGTACTTTCTTTTTCGTAGCGGATGGCTTCTTTCATAAGTTGTTGAATGTGCCACATGGATGTGGAGAGGTTAAATGATTGATCATTTCTCAGGGTGTAAGCTGCATGATCGTTTGACTGTAATTAGAGAGTCCATATTGATTTTAGCCTTGTTGACATTAGTCGTCCTTGTCTCGACGAGACACCTTATTGAACaaaactttcataaaatttcaccaaCATGATTGTAACAACACATATAAGcaattaggcttaattgcacttttcccccctatcttttgttaattgtgcgattttgcaccccctctttttttttgagcgattttgcaccctatcttttgccaactgtgttttgttcaaaatcatcactaAAAGAGGGGAAAAGGGGCAAAAGATGgagtgcaaaatcgctcaaaaaatataagtgagggtgcaaaatcgcacaattagcaaaaagataaggggcaaaagtgcaattgaacacaaagatggggtgcaaaatcagaaagggggcaaaaagatggggtgcaaaatcgctaaaaaaaaaagagggggtgcaaaatcgcacaattgacaaaagataggggggaaaagtgcaattaagccaagcAATTATAGAATCAAAAATTGTGGCTCAAAAACTAAATCGCCAAATaaactttgaaataaaaaggaaatacaaggactaaaaataaattttaaaataatataataataaggactaaaaaataccacttttttcttttcgttaaaaagagaaaaacaagaagGGGCTTAAGAAGGGTTTTATTATCATTGTTGTTACCATCACCACTCACTCACCACACCACCATAACCATTTCCTTCCACAATCTTCACCTAATCAGGAACTGTATGCAAATGCATTCAATTTAGCTTCACCATAAGCAGAAACAACACCAAGCGAAGGTTGAAAATGGCAATAGTTTCAAAGTATTTCAATTCTTCTCACTGACGACTCACGCGCCTCACCCTAACATCTCTATTATCTCGTCCCTGCTATAGTTTCTCTCGTCTCTCTCACCTCTTGTTGTTAGATAACCTAAGGTAAGCCAATCAATTCTCCAATTTCTCATTTCTTCTCTATTTCAATTGGATTcaagtattttgttttaatgtgCTCCAAGTGTTCGACAAAATACCTCAATgattaaatttcctttttctttggtgATAATAATGTTGTATTATCTGACTAGTAGCTTAGAGGAGTCTAGTGAGAGAAATTCTGTTAATGGGGATTAATCCTAGAGCTAAGTAATTGTAAATATAGTATCGAGGTATCAATTTCTGTATGTTTTTGTTGCTAAAAAGAATGCTACTGTTGTATATTTCGCCTTCATTGCGGTCCGCCTCTAGCCGTCTAATTGCGGAATTTGGGTTCCCTTAATTGCAGCCTCCATTGCGTTCGTTGTGTTGGGTGTGAaagggtggatttagtcccacattgaATATAGATATGGCCTGTGTACTGTGTAGTGTTTATAAAGCATGGGTGaccctcaccttacaagtcaGTTTTCTAGGGATGAGTCAGGCCCAATATAAAAACGTAAGAGCTACCAAATTGGTTTTGTGGATTGTTTTGAAAGTAACATCAATCCTAACCCTCTATGATCGCATCATCTGTGCTTctttaaagttaaaaatttgGAACATTTCAAgggaatgaagaagaaaatgaaaggcCCATTAGGTGTGGTAAAAATGTTATCTTTTAGTTTTTTGGTTTTCCTTTTTGGGTTGGTGGTACCTTgattaggttttattttttggaatctGTTGCTAACATACTAATTCATGATGATAGATGTAACATGTTGCTTGGATCTGTAGGAGAGAGTTGTTAAATTGCGAGCTGGAATGGCTACCCAGACAATAGCTGAAGCTGCACAGAAAATTGTCACCCCTGAAACCCTCATCTATGCAGCAAAGCAATCTCAACGTTGCCTCACTGTCCCTC from Medicago truncatula cultivar Jemalong A17 chromosome 8, MtrunA17r5.0-ANR, whole genome shotgun sequence includes the following:
- the LOC11421317 gene encoding protein MIZU-KUSSEI 1, with protein sequence MAPPHAAQTMTLPTAQRPPPAITSPKVPMQISLQPANSKSKRSSTNKFFGKFRSMFRSFPIIVPSCKLPTMNGNHRTSETIIHGGTRITGTLFGYRKARVNLAFQEDSKCHPFLLLELAIPTGKLLQDMGMGLNRIALECEKHSSNDKTKIVDEPIWTLFCNGKKMGYGVKRDPTDDDLYVIQMLHAVSVAVGVLPSDMSDPQDGELSYMRAHFERVIGSKDSETYYMMMPDGNSNGPELSVFFVRV